A single window of Euwallacea similis isolate ESF13 chromosome 25, ESF131.1, whole genome shotgun sequence DNA harbors:
- the B9d1 gene encoding B9 domain-containing protein 1 produces the protein MSDGTFLLSLMGQIEFLDIMAPANASYHCKYEFYTGPDWKIIGGLETGLSQVAHVVNNNDKVVFNFPIDVQFKSTNPFGWPQMVLTVYKEMTLEGYGRTHVPVKPGLHQLEVNLARPKASSLLGYIGSFFGYQPELLQPKILASTDGNNLIRMENSGKALLSFYVVSQGFLRLGYDFGRTTKNE, from the exons atgtcTGATGGTACTTTTCTTCTATCCCTTATGGgccaaattgaatttttggacATAATGGCACCGGCGAACGCATCTTACCACTGCAAGTATGAGTTTTACACAGGGCCGGACTGGAAAATCATCGGGGGATTGGAAACGGGGCTCTCTCAAGTGGCCCACGTCGTTAATAACAATGATAAAGTGGTGTTTAACTTTCCGATTGATGTGCAGTTCAAGAGCACCAACCCTTTCGGTT GGCCTCAAATGGTTTTGACAGTCTACAAAGAAATGACCCTGGAAGGATACGGAAGAACACACGTACCCGTAAAACCAGGGTTGCATCAGCTGGAGGTAAATTTGGCCAGACCTAAAGCATCATCCCTTTTAGGTTACATTGGGTCTTTCTTTGGGTACCAACCAGAGCTGCTGCAACCTAAAATTCTAGCCAGCACTGACGGCAATAACC TAATTAGGATGGAAAATAGTGGCAAAGCCTTGCTGTCCTTCTACGTGGTTTCCCAAGGATTTTTGCGATTGGGCTACGACTTTGGACGTACtacaaaaaacgaataa
- the tty gene encoding protein tweety isoform X2, which produces MGARSDDTYHPPRLAEWLHRLPHVNATFREVDSTFDPDSPVYLESLGILASAPAAWLIFTLLILLLYLLTRCCDRKPRHAKSISALKVTLAIMSVLCCAAVGLGLYGNDDLHNGIVQTLNQARQIDGLVGKIKNQTEAIERQLRVQAGADFTGIRAIFDEPPAFNLTVLKAAEGHLLRLIGNNTLAANAAAEIRNPLLALDIIPKIQMGEKFETIRWPFTMAVLSVLLVLCVVLLVGVARHNRCALIAFSVCGLLAVIASYLLSSVYLATSVALGDLCMAPERFVENQASTELSKDILRHYLNCERARANPFTQRLREAKTTLEHMRIELSLLKPLAFQLFPKRGLEQKFNSLKNEINTADTIGTSLTALVDCRTLYTHYLRGARALCNVGLLGLTLMLVSAVLAGVMMTILVWVDSHTWIYIRKKKDYQQVNETDPYLPPPAASQAIAARTLQRSQGDGCDTRAQEHRGSHMAHLRGHTLGRLPSHHHHEPMSGPNNGKYATLSKQCKTLESSDFY; this is translated from the exons ATGGGCGCCCGCTCCGACGACACTTACCACCCACCCAGGTTGGCTGAATGGCTGCATCGTTTGCCGCACGTCAATGCCACTTTCAGGGAGGTGGATAGCACTTTCGACCCCGATTCTCCTGTATATTTAGAG AGTTTGGGAATCCTCGCCTCAGCACCAGCAGCATGGCTAATCTTCACCCTCTTAATTCTGCTGCTTTACCTCTTGACGAGATGCTGCGACAGAAAACCGCGCCATGCCAAGTCGATTTCAGCACTCAAAGTCACTCTAGCAATAATGTCGGTCCTCTGCTGTGCCGCT GTGGGTCTGGGTTTATACGGAAACGACGATCTCCACAACGGGATCGTTCAAACTTTGAATCAAGCTAGACAAATTGACGGTCTCGTGGGGAAGATTAAGAACCAAACTGAGGCTATTGAGAGGCAGTTGAGGGTACAAGCCGGTGCGGATTTTACAGGAATCAG AGCAATATTCGATGAGCCACCGGCTTTTAATTTGACCGTCTTAAAGGCTGCCGAAGGCCATTTATTGAGGCTTATAGGCAATAATACTCTTGCTGCAAATGCCGCTGCTGaaattag GAACCCATTGTTGGCATTGGACATAATCCCAAAAATCCAAATGggagaaaaatttgaaacgaTTCGTTGGCCCTTCACGATGGCAGTACTGAGCGTTCTTTTAGTCCTATGTGTGGTACTTTTAGTGGGCGTGGCACGGCACAATCGATGCGCTCTCATAGCTTTTTCGGTTTGCGGCTTGTTAGCCGTTATTGCTTCATATTTATTGTCGAGTGTTTATTTGG CTACCAGCGTGGCTTTAGGAGATCTGTGCATGGCTCCAGAAAGGTTCGTAGAGAACCAAGCCAGTACCGAGCTGTCCAAGGACATTTTGCGTCACTATTTGAACTGCGAACGAGCAAGGGCTAATCCTTTTACACAGCGGTTGCGCGAAGCTAAAACAACCCTAGAACACATGCGAATTGAGCTCAGTTTACTAAAGCCCTTGGCCTTCCAATTATTCCCTAAACGAG GTTTGGAACAGAAATTCAACTCGctgaaaaacgaaattaatacTGCAGACACAATCGGCACTTCGTTGACCGCTTTAGTGGACTGTCGAACGTTGTATACGCACTATTTGCGCGGGGCTAGAGCCTTGTGCAATGTAGGCTTATTGGGGCTTACCTTGATGTTAGTTTCGGCCGTTTTGGCTGGAGTTATGATGACCATCTTGGTTTGGGTGGATTCGCACACATGGATTTATATTAGAAAGAA GAAAGACTACCAACAAGTGAACGAAACCGACCCTTATTTGCCGCCGCCAGCCGCCAGCCAAGCGATCGCCGCCCGGACGTTGCAGCGCAGCCAAGG AGATGGCTGTGACACCAGAGCTCAAGAACACCGCGGTTCCCATATGGCTCACCTTCGTGGGCACACCTTAGGCCGCTTACCGTCCCACCACCACCACGAACCGATGAGCGGCCCAAACAACGGCAAATACGCGACTTTGAGCAAACAGTGCAAGACACTGGAAAGCTCAGATTTTTACTGA
- the tty gene encoding protein tweety isoform X1 encodes MGARSDDTYHPPRLAEWLHRLPHVNATFREVDSTFDPDSPVYLESLGILASAPAAWLIFTLLILLLYLLTRCCDRKPRHAKSISALKVTLAIMSVLCCAAVGLGLYGNDDLHNGIVQTLNQARQIDGLVGKIKNQTEAIERQLRVQAGADFTGIRAIFDEPPAFNLTVLKAAEGHLLRLIGNNTLAANAAAEIRNPLLALDIIPKIQMGEKFETIRWPFTMAVLSVLLVLCVVLLVGVARHNRCALIAFSVCGLLAVIASYLLSSVYLATSVALGDLCMAPERFVENQASTELSKDILRHYLNCERARANPFTQRLREAKTTLEHMRIELSLLKPLAFQLFPKRGLEQKFNSLKNEINTADTIGTSLTALVDCRTLYTHYLRGARALCNVGLLGLTLMLVSAVLAGVMMTILVWVDSHTWIYIRKKKDYQQVNETDPYLPPPAASQAIAARTLQRSQGQFPGAPPDTPPPSYAHVAHLRPPPMHAATAPVHEAEFLLQDGCDTRAQEHRGSHMAHLRGHTLGRLPSHHHHEPMSGPNNGKYATLSKQCKTLESSDFY; translated from the exons ATGGGCGCCCGCTCCGACGACACTTACCACCCACCCAGGTTGGCTGAATGGCTGCATCGTTTGCCGCACGTCAATGCCACTTTCAGGGAGGTGGATAGCACTTTCGACCCCGATTCTCCTGTATATTTAGAG AGTTTGGGAATCCTCGCCTCAGCACCAGCAGCATGGCTAATCTTCACCCTCTTAATTCTGCTGCTTTACCTCTTGACGAGATGCTGCGACAGAAAACCGCGCCATGCCAAGTCGATTTCAGCACTCAAAGTCACTCTAGCAATAATGTCGGTCCTCTGCTGTGCCGCT GTGGGTCTGGGTTTATACGGAAACGACGATCTCCACAACGGGATCGTTCAAACTTTGAATCAAGCTAGACAAATTGACGGTCTCGTGGGGAAGATTAAGAACCAAACTGAGGCTATTGAGAGGCAGTTGAGGGTACAAGCCGGTGCGGATTTTACAGGAATCAG AGCAATATTCGATGAGCCACCGGCTTTTAATTTGACCGTCTTAAAGGCTGCCGAAGGCCATTTATTGAGGCTTATAGGCAATAATACTCTTGCTGCAAATGCCGCTGCTGaaattag GAACCCATTGTTGGCATTGGACATAATCCCAAAAATCCAAATGggagaaaaatttgaaacgaTTCGTTGGCCCTTCACGATGGCAGTACTGAGCGTTCTTTTAGTCCTATGTGTGGTACTTTTAGTGGGCGTGGCACGGCACAATCGATGCGCTCTCATAGCTTTTTCGGTTTGCGGCTTGTTAGCCGTTATTGCTTCATATTTATTGTCGAGTGTTTATTTGG CTACCAGCGTGGCTTTAGGAGATCTGTGCATGGCTCCAGAAAGGTTCGTAGAGAACCAAGCCAGTACCGAGCTGTCCAAGGACATTTTGCGTCACTATTTGAACTGCGAACGAGCAAGGGCTAATCCTTTTACACAGCGGTTGCGCGAAGCTAAAACAACCCTAGAACACATGCGAATTGAGCTCAGTTTACTAAAGCCCTTGGCCTTCCAATTATTCCCTAAACGAG GTTTGGAACAGAAATTCAACTCGctgaaaaacgaaattaatacTGCAGACACAATCGGCACTTCGTTGACCGCTTTAGTGGACTGTCGAACGTTGTATACGCACTATTTGCGCGGGGCTAGAGCCTTGTGCAATGTAGGCTTATTGGGGCTTACCTTGATGTTAGTTTCGGCCGTTTTGGCTGGAGTTATGATGACCATCTTGGTTTGGGTGGATTCGCACACATGGATTTATATTAGAAAGAA GAAAGACTACCAACAAGTGAACGAAACCGACCCTTATTTGCCGCCGCCAGCCGCCAGCCAAGCGATCGCCGCCCGGACGTTGCAGCGCAGCCAAGGGCAGTTTCCGGGGGCACCCCCCGACACACCACCCCCTAGTTACGCGCACGTCGCCCATCTTAGGCCGCCCCCAATGCATGCCGCAACGGCGCCCGTGCATGAGGCTGAATTTTTGCTACA AGATGGCTGTGACACCAGAGCTCAAGAACACCGCGGTTCCCATATGGCTCACCTTCGTGGGCACACCTTAGGCCGCTTACCGTCCCACCACCACCACGAACCGATGAGCGGCCCAAACAACGGCAAATACGCGACTTTGAGCAAACAGTGCAAGACACTGGAAAGCTCAGATTTTTACTGA